The genomic DNA CACATTCACTCACCcaacactctctctctctctctctctccctcttatGTGTATATAAACACACCCACCCACCTTCACCTATTAATCTGCAATGGACATCTTCTTTGAACCCTTCAGTGGGGAGGGATTCTGCATTGAAGTTGGTTTTTTTGACTCAGTTCTTGAGATCAAAGAGAAGATTCAAAAGTACCAAAACATCCCAGTTGCAGCACAAACGCTAATCTTCAATGGCGAGGTTCTTCAAGATGAATCCAATGTTCATTCCAGTGACTTAGTCCACAACTCTTACATACAGCTCATCAGCAGCTGCCCGGAAAAACCAGCAACCAAGGCCGAGAGCTCACCGCCACTGTCCCCGGCGGCCAGCAGAGTCCAGCTCTTGATAAACATTCCAACGTCAAAGTCACAGCAGTTCCCTCTTTGCATGCACAGCAGAGGCACCATAAGAGAGTTGAAGGAGAACATCCATGCAGTCATGGAAACGCTATCTGTTCAACAGTTGGTGCTGTATTCAGATGGCTCTGAGTTGCAGGATCATTGGTCTTTGCATCAGTCTGGGCTTTCGGATGGTTCGGAGATCGATGTCGGGTTTATGGCTGGTGCAATGGGGAGTAGTTGCTTTAAGAAGCTGAAGATGATGGTGGTGCTGCCAAGATGTGGAGGAAAGAAAACTGCAGTTGAAGTGAACGGGTCAGACAAAGTGAGAGTGCTGAGGATGGAACTGGACAAGTTGCAGAAGTGCCTTCAATTTTATCTCCCTAAGGATGGCTACTACTTCATATACAAGGAGCATGTGATGGACGAGGATCGGTCCTTTCGATGGCACCATGTTGGCCAAGGTGATACCATAGACATCTCCCCTACAAGTATAAGCACCCATTGGCCATGAAATTTATCTTGCTTCGTCTGTTTTGATGATGATCGTGTAATGGCTGCTTGTGTAATTTCATGTAAAAATATAAGCTAAGTAAATAAGAATAGAGTGTAATAATAACTTATGTCTAAAATATagtaattcttatataaaaagtatatatttagcttatgttcttaaaaattacttctaaaatttttaaaattcaagacACCAAAATAAGTCTCAGAATTcctctattttcaaataatttttaaaaatacaaactatTACCTTTTTAAGATA from Vitis riparia cultivar Riparia Gloire de Montpellier isolate 1030 chromosome 8, EGFV_Vit.rip_1.0, whole genome shotgun sequence includes the following:
- the LOC117921041 gene encoding ubiquitin domain-containing protein 7SL RNA1-like, whose amino-acid sequence is MDIFFEPFSGEGFCIEVGFFDSVLEIKEKIQKYQNIPVAAQTLIFNGEVLQDESNVHSSDLVHNSYIQLISSCPEKPATKAESSPPLSPAASRVQLLINIPTSKSQQFPLCMHSRGTIRELKENIHAVMETLSVQQLVLYSDGSELQDHWSLHQSGLSDGSEIDVGFMAGAMGSSCFKKLKMMVVLPRCGGKKTAVEVNGSDKVRVLRMELDKLQKCLQFYLPKDGYYFIYKEHVMDEDRSFRWHHVGQGDTIDISPTSISTHWP